One part of the Mycolicibacterium aromaticivorans JS19b1 = JCM 16368 genome encodes these proteins:
- a CDS encoding class I adenylate-forming enzyme family protein, with protein MNADTVGGLLRHQAAARGDQPLLVCDAERLTYRAAEKRSARLASGLIALGAGKGTHVGVLHPNGAQFVLAMLAAARIGCVVVPFSTFSTAAELETQLVHSDTEILLTASSFRGHDYVARLRDVTAPRLRHIVFDNDIAAVAEPTAVDGDVDGRDPLVIVYTSGSTGAAKGVVHTHQALLGHQRNLNEIRGLTAQDTLFCNSPFFWIGGFGFGLLATMVAGATLVCSNATDAGDVLDLLEDVRPTITNGFAAGIAHLARHESFARRDLSSMRRGNLYPIMAPDVRPRDPELRHNMLGLTEAGGVLLLSADETDQPEHRRGSFGKPAPGFDTRIVDGELWIRGRYVMQGYYKRSHEECFDADGWFHTGDLVRTDADGFFYFLGRRGSMIKTAGANVFPAEVEKAITRVTGGLVAHVIGVADPERGQIVVAAVVTADAGGFDADALRDRLKAELSAYKIPRRVVAVTPDQLPLMSSGKIDVHRLRELLSGQA; from the coding sequence GTGAACGCTGACACCGTCGGAGGGCTACTGCGCCACCAAGCCGCCGCCCGCGGCGACCAGCCGCTGCTGGTCTGCGATGCCGAGCGGCTCACCTACCGCGCGGCCGAGAAGCGCTCCGCCCGGCTGGCCAGCGGACTGATCGCACTGGGCGCAGGCAAGGGCACCCACGTCGGCGTGCTGCATCCCAACGGCGCGCAATTCGTTCTCGCGATGCTCGCCGCCGCGCGGATCGGTTGCGTCGTCGTGCCGTTCTCCACCTTCTCGACCGCTGCCGAACTGGAAACCCAACTGGTTCACAGCGACACCGAGATCCTGCTCACCGCAAGCTCTTTCCGCGGCCACGACTACGTCGCCCGGCTCCGGGACGTGACCGCGCCGCGGCTGCGACATATCGTGTTCGACAACGACATCGCCGCGGTGGCCGAGCCGACAGCCGTCGACGGAGACGTCGACGGCCGCGACCCGCTGGTGATCGTCTACACGTCGGGATCCACCGGAGCCGCGAAGGGCGTGGTGCACACCCACCAGGCGCTGCTGGGACATCAGCGCAACCTCAACGAGATTCGCGGCCTCACCGCGCAGGACACCCTGTTCTGCAACTCACCGTTCTTCTGGATCGGCGGTTTCGGCTTCGGCCTGCTGGCGACGATGGTCGCGGGTGCGACGCTGGTGTGTTCCAACGCCACCGATGCCGGCGACGTTCTCGATCTGCTCGAGGACGTACGGCCCACGATCACCAACGGATTCGCCGCCGGCATCGCGCATCTGGCGCGTCATGAGAGCTTTGCGCGACGCGATCTGTCGTCGATGCGGCGCGGCAACCTTTATCCGATCATGGCTCCCGATGTCCGGCCCCGCGATCCGGAACTGCGGCACAACATGCTGGGTCTGACCGAGGCCGGCGGTGTGCTGTTGCTCAGCGCAGACGAGACCGACCAGCCCGAACACCGCCGCGGGTCGTTCGGTAAACCCGCGCCCGGTTTCGACACCAGGATCGTCGACGGCGAGCTGTGGATCCGCGGCCGGTACGTGATGCAGGGCTACTACAAGCGCAGCCACGAGGAGTGCTTCGACGCCGATGGATGGTTTCACACCGGCGATCTGGTGCGCACCGACGCCGACGGCTTCTTCTACTTCCTCGGCAGGCGTGGGTCGATGATCAAAACAGCCGGCGCCAATGTCTTTCCGGCCGAGGTGGAGAAGGCGATCACTCGCGTGACCGGGGGGCTGGTCGCTCACGTGATCGGGGTCGCCGATCCGGAACGCGGTCAGATCGTCGTCGCGGCGGTCGTCACCGCGGATGCCGGGGGGTTCGATGCCGATGCGCTGCGAGACAGGCTCAAGGCCGAGCTGTCGGCGTACAAGATCCCGCGACGCGTGGTGGCAGTGACTCCCGACCAGCTGCCGCTGATGTCCAGCGGCAAGATCGATGTGCACCGCCTGCGTGAGCTGCTGAGCGGACAGGCGTAA
- a CDS encoding maleylpyruvate isomerase family mycothiol-dependent enzyme: MTLQAHAETFRRAGDHAVSVAEQIRPDQWDSPALGTWSVRTLVGHIGRSFTTVIDYSSRPADQLEVTDSAQYYLVIAPMLTDSTQIDARAVQAGLALGERPLDTLRELRDRAVAVLNSEDRAIQTIAGGMRLSDYLPTRIFELGVHSIDLARAIGAPQALPPDIADSILALSVAVAQRRGDSQELLCALTGRGALAPDYSIV, encoded by the coding sequence ATGACGCTGCAGGCGCATGCCGAGACGTTCCGCCGGGCCGGTGACCACGCCGTGTCGGTGGCCGAGCAGATAAGGCCCGATCAATGGGATTCGCCCGCGCTCGGGACGTGGTCGGTACGCACGCTCGTCGGCCACATCGGCCGATCGTTCACCACCGTCATCGACTATTCGTCGCGGCCTGCCGACCAGCTGGAGGTCACCGACTCCGCTCAGTACTACCTGGTGATCGCCCCGATGCTCACCGACTCCACCCAGATCGATGCGCGCGCCGTGCAGGCCGGGCTGGCGTTGGGTGAGCGTCCGCTGGACACCCTGCGCGAACTGCGGGATCGCGCAGTCGCTGTGCTGAACAGTGAGGATCGAGCCATCCAGACCATCGCCGGAGGTATGCGGCTATCGGACTATCTGCCGACGCGGATCTTCGAACTCGGTGTGCACAGCATCGACTTGGCTCGCGCCATCGGTGCGCCGCAAGCCCTCCCGCCCGACATCGCCGACAGCATCCTTGCCCTCTCGGTTGCCGTCGCGCAGCGCCGTGGCGATAGCCAGGAGCTGCTGTGCGCCCTCACCGGACGCGGCGCCCTGGCGCCGGACTACTCCATAGTCTGA
- a CDS encoding GntR family transcriptional regulator, with protein sequence MSTADFVPRPQLAEDVARFVRTRIFNGTYPAGEYIRLDQLAAELGISVTPVREALFELRGEGLLDQLPRRGFVVLPFTDRDISDVSNLQAYVGGELAARAAVNITDDELAVLSSIHDELVAAYAADDSRAVRLNHEFHRAINVAAQSPKLAQLMSQITRYAPESVFPTIDGWPAKSVADHERILAALTTHDEEQARAAMSDHLAAGAGPLIEHLVKQGVAQRFQTME encoded by the coding sequence GATTTCGTGCCGCGCCCGCAGCTGGCGGAGGATGTCGCGCGCTTTGTCCGGACCCGGATCTTCAACGGCACCTATCCCGCCGGTGAGTACATCCGGCTGGACCAATTGGCCGCCGAGCTCGGGATCAGCGTCACGCCGGTCCGGGAAGCCCTGTTCGAGCTGCGCGGGGAAGGTCTGCTGGATCAGCTGCCGCGACGCGGCTTCGTCGTGCTGCCGTTCACCGACCGGGACATCTCCGATGTCTCGAACCTGCAGGCCTACGTCGGCGGTGAACTGGCCGCGCGGGCCGCGGTGAACATCACCGACGACGAGCTAGCGGTGTTGTCGTCGATTCACGACGAGCTGGTCGCCGCTTACGCCGCCGACGATTCCCGCGCCGTTCGGCTCAACCATGAATTCCATCGCGCCATCAACGTCGCGGCGCAGTCGCCCAAGCTCGCCCAGTTGATGTCTCAGATCACCCGGTACGCACCGGAATCGGTGTTCCCCACCATCGATGGCTGGCCTGCGAAGTCGGTTGCCGACCACGAGCGCATTCTCGCCGCACTCACGACTCACGACGAGGAGCAGGCCCGCGCCGCGATGTCGGACCACCTGGCGGCGGGAGCGGGACCGCTGATCGAACACCTCGTCAAACAGGGTGTGGCGCAGCGCTTTCAGACTATGGAGTAG